One segment of Saprospiraceae bacterium DNA contains the following:
- the pstA gene encoding phosphate ABC transporter permease PstA — translation MRLLFVCTLVVVAMLGYILWDIFSKGVGVLTWEFLLTNPRKGMTEGGILPAVVGTVYVTLITAVFAVPFGVATAIYLNEYARDNASTRLIRASIRNLAGVPSIIYGLFGVAIFVQGFGLGASLLSSGLTLGLLTLPYVITTSEESLRNVPNGLREAALALGATQWQSVYSVVLPASVPGIVTGSLLGLSRAAGETAPILFTGVAFYLRYLPASVWDEFMAMPYHLFIMATQHHAIREVRPLAYGTALVLLGFVLIISILAFFIRSRYRQKIR, via the coding sequence ATGCGCCTCCTCTTCGTTTGCACACTTGTGGTCGTGGCCATGCTTGGCTACATCCTTTGGGACATCTTTTCCAAAGGGGTAGGCGTGCTTACTTGGGAATTTCTGCTCACCAATCCGCGCAAGGGCATGACCGAGGGCGGCATACTGCCTGCTGTGGTCGGCACCGTTTATGTCACCCTCATCACGGCTGTTTTTGCGGTGCCGTTTGGCGTGGCCACTGCCATTTATCTCAATGAATATGCCCGCGACAACGCAAGCACACGGCTGATACGCGCGTCCATCCGCAACCTTGCGGGCGTGCCGAGCATCATTTATGGTCTTTTTGGGGTCGCCATTTTCGTGCAAGGATTTGGGTTGGGTGCCTCCCTGCTTTCTTCGGGACTCACGTTGGGTTTGCTGACCCTGCCCTACGTCATCACGACGAGCGAGGAGTCCTTGCGCAACGTGCCCAATGGCCTGCGGGAAGCCGCCCTCGCGCTGGGCGCCACGCAGTGGCAAAGCGTTTACTCGGTCGTGCTGCCCGCCTCTGTGCCGGGCATCGTGACGGGAAGCCTGCTCGGACTGTCGAGGGCCGCTGGCGAGACCGCCCCCATCCTGTTCACCGGAGTTGCTTTTTACCTGCGATACTTGCCCGCTTCGGTGTGGGATGAGTTCATGGCCATGCCCTATCACCTGTTCATCATGGCCACGCAGCATCACGCGATTCGGGAGGTGCGGCCTTTGGCCTATGGCACGGCGCTGGTGTTGCTCGGCTTTGTGCTCATCATCAGTATTCTGGCCTTTTTCATACGTTCGCGTTACCGGCAAAAAATTCGTTAA